A genome region from Chryseobacterium sp. G0186 includes the following:
- a CDS encoding anthranilate synthase component I family protein, which translates to MFTQKIKIKTVSKKTLGDLHTPMNIYLKIRDKFRDTILLESSDSKSIDNNFSFIAINAIAGIEVKNLNEFEIKLPESAPVKQLIKEREITDIFEEFRTVFDCEKTNDPIEQTAQSLFGYTSFEAVQFFESVNFKAQSPEVEIPILRYRLYQYVIAINHFNDEMHIIENQISGVKSELHLLENLIKNQNTPVYPFEKNSEETSNITDEEYIELVKTAQKHCMRGDVFQLVLSRRFEQKFKGDEFNVYRALRNINPSPYLFYFDYGNYKLFGSSPESQLIIKDHKAIIHPIAGTSKRTGNLDIDLQAIEELKKDPKENAEHTMLVDLARNDLGKLGKNVTVTKLKEIQLFSHVIHMVSEVTADLPEQINPLEMISATFPQGTLSGAPKHKALQLINQYEKDSRGYYGGCIGMVGLNGSCNQAIMIRTFLSKNNTLYYQAGAGIVAKSIPENELQEVNNKLNALKKAVEKAEKIVQD; encoded by the coding sequence ATGTTTACTCAAAAAATTAAAATAAAAACCGTTTCGAAAAAAACACTGGGAGATCTTCATACTCCTATGAATATTTACCTTAAGATACGGGACAAATTCAGGGATACCATTCTTCTGGAAAGTTCAGATTCAAAAAGTATTGATAATAATTTTTCCTTTATTGCCATCAATGCCATTGCCGGAATTGAAGTGAAAAATTTAAATGAATTTGAAATCAAGCTTCCTGAGTCAGCTCCGGTAAAACAATTGATCAAAGAACGTGAAATCACAGATATTTTTGAAGAATTCCGTACTGTTTTTGACTGCGAAAAGACCAATGATCCTATTGAACAGACCGCTCAGAGTCTTTTTGGATATACAAGCTTTGAAGCGGTACAATTTTTTGAAAGCGTCAATTTTAAGGCACAAAGCCCGGAAGTGGAAATTCCTATTCTCAGATACAGATTGTACCAATACGTTATTGCCATCAATCATTTCAATGATGAAATGCACATTATTGAAAACCAAATAAGCGGAGTGAAATCTGAACTGCATCTTCTGGAAAACCTCATCAAAAATCAGAATACTCCGGTTTATCCTTTTGAAAAAAACAGTGAAGAAACCTCCAATATTACTGATGAAGAATATATTGAACTGGTTAAAACAGCCCAAAAGCACTGCATGAGAGGTGATGTATTTCAACTGGTACTGAGCCGAAGATTTGAACAGAAATTCAAAGGAGATGAATTTAATGTTTATCGTGCTTTAAGAAATATCAACCCCTCCCCTTACCTGTTTTATTTTGATTACGGAAACTACAAATTATTTGGATCCAGCCCTGAAAGTCAGCTCATCATTAAAGATCATAAAGCCATTATCCATCCTATTGCCGGGACTTCAAAAAGAACGGGAAATCTGGATATCGATCTTCAGGCTATTGAAGAGTTAAAAAAAGACCCAAAAGAAAATGCAGAACATACCATGCTGGTAGACCTTGCCCGCAATGATCTTGGAAAGTTGGGAAAAAATGTAACCGTTACGAAGCTTAAGGAAATTCAGCTTTTCTCCCACGTAATCCATATGGTAAGTGAGGTAACAGCTGATCTCCCTGAACAGATTAATCCTCTGGAAATGATTTCAGCAACTTTTCCTCAGGGGACCCTAAGCGGAGCGCCTAAGCACAAAGCACTTCAACTGATTAACCAATATGAGAAAGATTCCCGTGGATATTATGGAGGATGTATCGGGATGGTTGGTTTAAACGGAAGCTGTAATCAGGCTATTATGATCAGAACCTTTTTAAGTAAAAACAATACACTTTATTATCAGGCAGGAGCTGGTATTGTAGCAAAATCTATCCCTGAAAATGAACTGCAGGAGGTAAACAATAAACTGAACGCCCTGAAAAAAGCTGTTGAAAAAGCAGAAAAAATCGTTCAGGATTAG
- the trpC gene encoding indole-3-glycerol phosphate synthase TrpC, which produces MTILDTIIERKKEEITASKSRISIEQLKDSEFFERKSQSLKDSIKNGSGIIAEFKRQSPSKGIINNSVNPLDVTSAYEKFGASGISILTDKDFFGGSFDDILNVRSHINIPILRKDFMIDEYQFYEAKSIGADVILLIAACLSPSQVQEFTELAHALNMEVLLEIHTEEELKHCNTKIDLVGINNRNLKDFKVDLQHSVQLKDQLPKDTLSVAESGIYTIEDFKYLKEKGFDGFLMGEYFMRNADPAKAFEDFSLTI; this is translated from the coding sequence ATGACCATATTAGATACAATTATTGAAAGAAAAAAAGAAGAAATTACAGCTTCAAAATCCAGAATTTCTATTGAACAATTGAAAGATTCTGAATTTTTTGAAAGAAAAAGCCAGTCTCTGAAAGACTCCATCAAAAATGGAAGTGGTATCATCGCTGAATTCAAAAGACAATCACCATCAAAAGGAATTATCAATAACAGTGTTAATCCTTTGGACGTAACTTCTGCCTATGAAAAGTTTGGAGCCAGTGGAATTTCCATTTTAACAGATAAGGATTTTTTTGGAGGAAGCTTTGATGATATTCTGAATGTAAGAAGTCACATCAATATTCCGATTCTGAGAAAGGATTTTATGATTGATGAATACCAGTTTTATGAGGCAAAAAGCATTGGCGCCGATGTAATTTTACTAATTGCAGCCTGTCTTTCACCCAGTCAGGTTCAAGAATTCACAGAATTGGCCCATGCCTTGAATATGGAGGTTTTACTGGAAATTCATACCGAAGAAGAATTGAAGCATTGTAATACAAAAATTGATCTGGTTGGAATTAATAACAGGAATCTAAAAGACTTCAAGGTCGATTTACAGCATTCTGTACAATTAAAAGATCAGCTTCCCAAAGACACATTATCTGTTGCAGAAAGCGGAATTTATACAATAGAAGATTTTAAATACTTAAAAGAAAAAGGATTTGATGGTTTTCTGATGGGAGAATATTTTATGAGGAATGCAGATCCGGCAAAGGCATTTGAGGATTTTTCTTTAACAATCTAA
- a CDS encoding PepSY-associated TM helix domain-containing protein: MKQINKKKPKGTFKKYILKAHLWLGLLSGIIVLIVSLSGAFFVFNEDITAILRKEQTFHGEKDIQHKKPIPIRRLKDMVNAQLKNEIVKAEEVTIPIDPARSYQFGLIKGNPDGWNHFNSIIVYKNVYVNQYTGKVIAIYDVKNNPFFICMALHRSLLLSNTIGSTIVGVSTIIFVIMLITGIILWWPKNKKMRQQRLWFQWEKVKGWRRKNYDVHNILGFYASFLAIIVAITGIMYSFRITQMWVYVLLNGFSSATPDYSQYKTTAPESIETTTTIDRIIEQVKIHYPKAYSFGIDLEDHAEADHKHDNLSIWIKEKEFTYAESSMMIFDEHSGKLLLSRPHGDKPMAERATDATYDLHVGAFFGMPGKILAFIMSLFCASLPITGFMIWWGRRNKKKTTT, translated from the coding sequence ATGAAGCAGATTAATAAGAAAAAGCCTAAGGGTACATTTAAAAAATATATTCTAAAAGCTCATTTATGGCTCGGACTGCTTTCTGGAATCATTGTTTTAATCGTTTCTTTGTCAGGTGCATTCTTCGTTTTTAATGAAGATATTACAGCTATATTACGTAAGGAGCAGACTTTTCATGGTGAGAAAGATATTCAGCATAAAAAGCCTATCCCGATACGGAGGTTAAAAGACATGGTGAATGCCCAGCTGAAAAATGAAATTGTAAAAGCAGAAGAAGTTACCATTCCTATAGATCCTGCCCGTTCCTACCAATTCGGATTGATTAAAGGTAACCCCGACGGATGGAACCACTTCAATAGCATTATTGTTTATAAAAATGTATATGTTAATCAATATACCGGTAAGGTAATCGCAATCTATGATGTAAAAAATAATCCATTTTTTATCTGTATGGCCCTTCATCGTTCATTGTTGCTAAGCAATACAATTGGAAGTACTATTGTGGGAGTGTCTACTATTATTTTTGTGATAATGCTGATTACCGGAATTATCCTGTGGTGGCCAAAGAATAAAAAGATGCGTCAGCAGCGTCTATGGTTCCAATGGGAGAAGGTAAAAGGCTGGCGACGCAAAAACTATGATGTACACAACATTCTTGGCTTTTATGCTTCCTTTCTTGCCATTATTGTAGCTATTACCGGTATTATGTACTCATTTCGCATTACTCAAATGTGGGTATACGTATTGCTTAATGGTTTTTCCTCCGCTACACCAGATTACAGTCAGTATAAAACAACTGCACCCGAATCCATTGAAACAACAACAACTATAGATCGCATTATAGAACAGGTAAAAATACATTACCCAAAGGCATATTCTTTTGGAATTGACCTAGAAGATCATGCAGAAGCAGATCATAAACATGATAATCTAAGCATTTGGATCAAGGAAAAAGAATTTACCTATGCAGAATCTTCGATGATGATCTTCGATGAACATTCAGGGAAACTTCTGTTGAGTCGTCCACATGGAGACAAGCCTATGGCAGAAAGAGCCACAGATGCTACTTATGACTTGCATGTAGGAGCCTTTTTTGGGATGCCCGGGAAAATATTAGCATTTATAATGAGTCTATTTTGTGCCTCGTTACCAATAACCGGATTTATGATCTGGTGGGGCCGTAGAAATAAAAAGAAAACAACAACCTAA
- the trpD gene encoding anthranilate phosphoribosyltransferase, giving the protein MKEILQYLFNHHTLSKPEAKAMMIEIAQNKFNAAEVTAFISVFLMRNITLKELEGFREALLQMAVPVNIDASDAIDIVGTGGDGKNTINISTLASFVVAGAGQKVTKHGNYGASTTTGSSNVLEELGYQFKNSSEQLNEDLERANICFLHAPYFHPALQSVGLLRKSLGLRTFFNLLGPLVNPAKPQYSMIGVYNLEIARIYQYFLQKEEKEFILVHGLDGYDEISLTHDSKIITKKGEEIYSAEDLGFNPVTLEDIKAGDTIQETAKIFMNILEGKGTEQQNSVVLANAAVALYHTHKFGTYDDCLLLAKDSLESGKALKALELLIN; this is encoded by the coding sequence ATGAAAGAAATACTGCAATACCTGTTTAATCATCACACCTTATCAAAACCTGAGGCAAAGGCGATGATGATTGAGATTGCCCAAAATAAGTTCAATGCCGCAGAAGTAACCGCTTTTATCAGTGTTTTTCTGATGCGAAATATCACATTGAAGGAATTGGAAGGGTTCAGAGAAGCCTTATTACAGATGGCTGTCCCTGTAAATATTGATGCCAGTGATGCCATTGATATTGTAGGAACAGGAGGTGACGGAAAAAACACAATCAATATATCAACATTGGCAAGCTTTGTGGTGGCCGGAGCCGGGCAGAAAGTAACAAAACATGGAAATTATGGGGCTTCAACCACTACAGGCTCATCCAATGTGCTGGAAGAATTGGGATATCAGTTCAAAAACAGCTCAGAACAGCTAAATGAAGATCTTGAGAGAGCCAATATCTGCTTTTTGCATGCTCCTTACTTCCACCCTGCCCTTCAGTCTGTTGGTTTATTGAGAAAATCTTTGGGGTTAAGAACCTTTTTTAATCTTCTGGGACCATTGGTAAACCCTGCAAAACCTCAGTACTCAATGATTGGTGTTTACAATCTGGAAATCGCAAGAATCTATCAATACTTTCTGCAAAAAGAAGAAAAAGAGTTTATTCTTGTTCACGGACTGGATGGTTATGATGAGATCAGCCTTACCCATGACAGCAAGATCATCACCAAAAAAGGAGAGGAAATCTATTCTGCAGAAGATTTAGGTTTCAATCCTGTAACCCTTGAAGATATTAAGGCAGGAGATACCATTCAGGAAACCGCAAAGATATTTATGAATATTCTGGAAGGAAAAGGAACTGAGCAACAGAATTCTGTGGTGTTGGCCAACGCCGCTGTAGCGCTTTACCATACCCACAAGTTTGGAACCTATGATGATTGTCTTCTCCTGGCGAAAGACAGCCTTGAAAGTGGAAAAGCATTAAAAGCATTAGAACTTCTTATTAATTAA
- a CDS encoding TonB-dependent receptor domain-containing protein → MKKHYIWLPLMASLNVYGQTESLNDSLQTEKTSEISGIVIKGSKAIFQQKADKMIFNVENSVLSDGTTVLELLGKTPGVVVSQEGELSLRGKKGVSVMINGKLSSLSTKELANLLRSTNSTLVKNIEIIANPSSKYDAAGNAGIINIVLKKSSLEGFSGNYYLNGGRGRKNRINTGLSLNYTHKKLSLHGDYSYTFRGEEERRTFGQVFFDENNPQQMARRTDQNSTTNEPLTSNNFKFGADYAFSDKTTIGALFDAKIGRYEDFSSGENRIFQPVDNLFAHVLSDNKSKENWYDYTYNLKGTHIFNDKEYKVDVDLEYETSRFNSLQNQLSDALVNQGTEKFNNRKGSIASRLKVFNAKVDFTLPFSEMHSLETGLKSTIKSNNNPSEYFVQQGDEWINDNKASNEYVYKEQIHALYANYKLNLKKWTFQLGLRTEITHTDINQKTSQEQRKRDYTNLFPSGSVKYQMNDQHGFYASYSKRINRPSHFDLNPFRFYDDPFNYWQGNPNLNPEFTHATELGYTWGKYIIASAYFSVTNDVMTEVYNYQPDTGILVKTQDNLNKSYVYGANITATTKLFNWWSLTSMLNVFNNEYKGNYQNYSINTSQLALTLNAQNSFTIAKGLKAEANAQYFSKSNIGLFIRDAYFDLTLGVSKTLWKDKATVKLAVTDLLKTNNYRVTGDNFSSTIRQKYNLDSRVVTLSFNYKL, encoded by the coding sequence ATGAAGAAACACTATATATGGTTACCTTTAATGGCGAGCCTGAATGTCTACGGACAGACGGAAAGTCTGAATGATTCTTTGCAGACAGAAAAAACTTCAGAGATCAGCGGCATTGTAATAAAAGGTAGTAAAGCGATCTTTCAGCAGAAAGCCGATAAAATGATTTTTAATGTAGAGAATAGTGTGCTGTCCGATGGTACTACAGTACTGGAATTACTGGGTAAAACACCGGGTGTGGTAGTTTCGCAGGAGGGTGAGCTGTCTTTACGTGGAAAGAAAGGAGTAAGTGTAATGATTAACGGTAAGCTCAGTTCCCTGTCCACTAAGGAACTGGCCAATTTATTACGTTCTACCAACTCTACACTGGTGAAAAATATTGAGATTATTGCTAACCCTTCTTCCAAATATGATGCTGCGGGAAATGCCGGTATTATTAATATTGTGCTTAAAAAGAGCTCATTGGAAGGTTTTAGCGGAAACTATTACCTGAATGGTGGAAGAGGTCGTAAAAACAGAATAAATACCGGATTGAGTCTAAATTATACGCATAAAAAACTATCTCTCCACGGAGATTACAGTTATACTTTCCGTGGTGAGGAAGAAAGACGAACCTTTGGCCAGGTTTTCTTTGATGAAAATAATCCCCAGCAAATGGCTAGGAGAACAGATCAGAATTCAACAACGAATGAGCCTTTAACGTCCAATAATTTTAAATTTGGAGCAGATTATGCTTTCAGTGATAAAACGACTATTGGTGCTTTATTCGATGCTAAAATAGGTCGCTATGAAGATTTTTCGAGTGGTGAAAACAGAATATTTCAGCCTGTAGATAATCTGTTTGCTCATGTACTTTCGGATAACAAAAGCAAAGAAAACTGGTACGATTATACTTATAATCTAAAGGGTACACACATCTTCAATGATAAGGAGTATAAGGTAGATGTGGATCTGGAATACGAAACTTCACGTTTCAATTCTCTCCAGAATCAGCTCTCAGATGCCTTGGTGAATCAGGGAACAGAGAAGTTTAACAACAGAAAAGGCAGTATTGCTTCCCGCCTGAAAGTCTTCAATGCCAAGGTAGATTTCACCCTTCCTTTTAGCGAAATGCATAGCCTGGAAACAGGGCTGAAGTCCACGATAAAGTCTAATAATAATCCGTCAGAGTATTTTGTACAGCAAGGTGATGAATGGATCAATGATAATAAGGCAAGTAATGAATATGTGTATAAAGAACAGATCCATGCATTGTATGCCAACTATAAGTTAAATTTGAAGAAATGGACGTTCCAACTGGGATTGAGAACGGAAATAACCCATACGGACATTAATCAGAAAACATCTCAGGAGCAACGAAAAAGGGATTACACCAATCTATTCCCAAGTGGATCAGTTAAATATCAGATGAATGATCAACATGGATTCTATGCCTCCTACAGTAAAAGGATCAACAGACCGAGTCACTTCGATCTTAACCCATTCCGTTTCTATGATGATCCATTCAATTATTGGCAAGGAAATCCCAATCTGAATCCGGAGTTTACCCACGCAACAGAACTGGGGTATACCTGGGGAAAATATATTATTGCATCGGCTTACTTTAGTGTAACAAATGATGTAATGACAGAAGTATACAACTATCAGCCAGACACAGGAATTCTGGTAAAAACGCAGGATAACCTGAACAAATCTTATGTATATGGCGCCAACATAACGGCAACTACAAAGCTTTTCAACTGGTGGTCGCTTACCTCCATGCTTAATGTATTCAACAATGAATATAAGGGCAATTACCAGAATTACTCAATAAACACTTCACAGCTAGCGTTGACACTGAATGCCCAAAACAGTTTCACTATTGCAAAGGGATTGAAAGCAGAAGCAAATGCGCAGTATTTCTCGAAATCAAACATTGGCTTATTTATCCGTGATGCGTACTTTGACTTGACGTTGGGAGTTTCAAAAACATTGTGGAAAGATAAGGCAACTGTAAAATTAGCGGTAACAGACTTATTAAAGACCAATAATTACCGTGTAACGGGAGATAATTTCAGTTCTACCATCCGACAAAAATACAACCTGGACAGCAGGGTAGTAACATTGTCATTCAATTACAAGCTTTAG
- a CDS encoding anthranilate synthase component II — MNNNITPATDNQPLKVLVFDNYDSFTYNLVQIIERILNQRVDVVRNDQITLEEIGKYDKIILSPGPGIPEEAGILLDLIKEYAPTKSILGVCLGQQAIAEAFGGNLINLSEIFHGVATTTELVKENTKIFKNLTSGLEVGRYHSWAVNPVNFPEELEITAVDKDGMIMALQHKTYDVHGVQFHPESILTPDGEVIIRNFLNH, encoded by the coding sequence ATGAACAACAATATAACACCTGCAACCGATAATCAGCCTCTTAAAGTTCTTGTTTTCGATAACTACGACAGTTTTACCTATAACTTGGTTCAGATCATCGAAAGAATCCTTAACCAAAGAGTGGATGTGGTAAGAAATGATCAAATTACCCTGGAAGAAATCGGAAAATATGATAAGATTATCCTTTCTCCCGGTCCGGGAATTCCTGAAGAAGCGGGAATTTTACTGGATCTGATTAAAGAATATGCGCCTACTAAAAGTATTCTGGGGGTATGTTTAGGTCAGCAGGCCATCGCAGAGGCTTTTGGCGGAAACCTTATCAATCTGTCTGAAATTTTTCATGGAGTAGCTACCACTACTGAGTTGGTAAAAGAAAATACCAAGATTTTCAAAAACCTAACATCAGGTTTGGAAGTCGGAAGATATCACAGCTGGGCTGTTAATCCTGTAAATTTCCCGGAGGAACTGGAGATTACAGCAGTAGATAAAGACGGAATGATCATGGCTCTGCAACACAAGACATATGATGTACACGGAGTACAGTTTCACCCTGAAAGCATTTTGACCCCTGATGGAGAAGTGATTATCCGAAACTTTTTAAATCATTAG